TAGCTATTTATATATTTGATTTGTATGATTTttgttaaatttatttaatataaactTCAATATTATAAACAGGTATTAATTATACCtgcaatattttttatatttaatgatcgcttttattttttttcttcttaaaaataaaaaaatttctctttatacatataaaaaaaaattagttattgTGAGGGCTAATACCAGAAAAATACACAAGGTATAAAATAATTACTATGAATTAAAGAGGCTTTAAAGatgttaatattaatatattgtggaAAAAGAAAATCACTAATCACATCCATCTGAGATTCCTCCATCCATCAGATGCAGCTTTATATTAAGGTTGAAGACCTAATTAGTGATTTTATCcctccctatatatatatatagagatatTCCACTATGCCTCATATATGTAGCTTTGGTTTAGTAATTAATTTATGAACCCAAAAGGTAgaagatttaaaatttaaaataggtTTAGTAGAATAATAATCATATTGACAATAACATAGAACTATTAAAATGTGGAATAGCTGATGGAGAAATGAATTTCTCTTTTGAAGGATTTCTATGGCTCTCAATTTAGACAATTGGAGAAGAATTATTAAGGGAATCGAATAGAATAATTGCAGATGCTATTCTTTCCACActctttttaatttatatattattcctTTTCTTCTACTCTTAATACCACCATAATTACAAGTAGggttgagcattcggttcaaactgaactgaatcaaatcgaatcaaatcaaattacatattttagaaatcgaaccgaatcgaaatggataaaaaactaaattgaactaaatcattatatttcggttcgattcggttcaaaccgatcggttttaatttttgattaattttttaatttatacttgatttttaagttatttagttTGATGTTAAccttgatttgaacctaataaccattaatatatgaaattaaacaatttatttatatataattacatataattcataaatttcctataaaaataaatcaattcaaaaattaataaaactatTTGGTTTGGTTATGTTTAATCAATttgtttctcttcaaaaccgaacaaaagtgaaataattgaaatttttataatataaaattaaatcaaactaaACTATCTTAAAAATCAAACTGAATTACTAAATTAAAACGGTTTAATTCGATTCATTCGATTTGAATAGAATAATACTCGCCTCTAGGCTTttctattctttttattttattaaaaaattatttaatatacctGAACAAATCAACTGAAAAAACAAAATCGCATGATCTAAAAAGAGTATGTGGAAGTCCTGGCTAGTTGTTGGTTATGTAAGCGCAAACTAGCCCATGTCTCCCTTCTATATGGCAAGATGCTCCAGCCAAGGTCCGGCAGCAGTCCACCAACCAACTCATGGGTCCAACCATCTCCTGCTACAATACAGCAACCGTGTATTTTATTATCCAACTCTCACTCCAAATACCTGAACTGATGGCCACATAGAGTATTATTATTTGCCAAGAAAATctcacaagaaaaaaaaatagtctTTTTTGATCAGGCATTAACCTTCTCTTCTCCTGCTTTTTGCTTTTGCAGAGCCAAAGAAATGGTGAAGAAGACACAAGTGACGTTGGCCTCATTGGGATAAGACAAGTCACAACCATTTATAACTTCACACCTAAGCTCTATGGACCCCATTTTGctaattaaagcttgtcttccatTTCAGCcactgttttttattttttagttacAAATGTTGTTTTCTGGTTCCTACTTGTTTGGATTTTCAATTTTGTTCCTCTCTATTGGAAAGCAACTTTTGGGCGACCTTTTGTGATTTTAAAGGGCTAATTAATTTCTTCTAATCCCCACATCACAATTACCCTCAGAATTGTATCAATAGTTACCATAACCTGCATATACAAATGATATAAAATGGATCAGACAAATAAGATGGTATCAAATCCCCACTTAATGCTTTTTAAATGCTTTGCATATTTTGAAATCCTAAGATGATAGGTTTAGTATAACGATAAAGTTACTTTGTTTATGATTTGAATGTCATATATTCAAGTAGGGATGGTAATTAATTTAGAATCTTATTTGTtctgaattaaattattattttttatttgttctgAATGACTTCATAACTCATTTTGcacaataatatatttttatattaaaaaataatttatatctatgtatttaaatatgataatttaatatatatatatatatatatgtatatatatatattaagatttgtattttaacaaaaaagaaataatatatatatagtattaaaattatattaaagacATGCATttttcacttataatttattttttaataaataaatttatattatactcaactcaactcaattaagcttttattctaaaatttttgGGTCAGCTATATGTATtctttttctccactctaaacgatttggggttaaatcctcgaaaatgtgtaatgcttttaagtcatgttatactactctcctcAAAGTTAGTTTAGGTATACCCCTCctcttctttctatcctctatccTAATATActttacttgtctaactagagtctccgtatgtctacacttcatatgaccaaaccaccttaatatcacttctctcaacttattatcaattggcactactcttaccttttctccaatactctcattacggactttatctagtatagtatgaccactcattcaTCTTAACATTTTTATCTCTGTAACTTTTATCTTAAACACATACGACTAGTTCAGTGTCTAATACTCACCACCATATAATATGATAGGTCATATAACTGTattgtaaaattttcctttcaacttatttgaGACAGTACTCAATCCAAACTAACTTCTTCCCTAttaccagttcggccttcactaaacttgcaatgcaaTAAGGTGTGATAAAATTTTTACGCTGATTGTTACTTATCGCAACTCTTCTCCTTTATCTGAACTTAGGACCGATTAAGAGCAAACTATTTAGacgaagttaaatttatattatacaataataaattaaaataaaaaaattcatgtaGGGAAACTTGTCTCATCTCACCCCACCCCCCAGGAAGAAAGTCTCTATTCCAACCCTGAACTCCAATAGGGGGAGAGATTTCTATACTATTGCTATTCCTAGATTCAAGCAGCGAAAACAGGCTATTTGTAAAACAATAATAAAACTCTTAAAGTGAGATGAATATTTCTCCCTATATACTCTCTTGTTATTGCAGCTTACTAAACTTTCATTGAATAAAAACAAAATCACCAatcatcaaataataataatgatgatgataTAAAAAATGGGCAATAGTAGCATGGAGGAGGCGTGAAAATAATGCAAATACAAACATCATAGTGCTAAAAATAGGAAGTGAAAAGATACCAGAAAAGAAGAAATAGTCAGTTTTCCACCAATAATGGGCCAGCTATAAGAGCTTATCCTTACACAATCAAGTAGTTGAGAGGGATGTGATTATTCGCTGCGAACCATTCGTCCGCATAAGGCGTTAGGTTTGCTTATGTTCTAAGAAGTGCATTATTGATATTGGATGCTATGATAGAGGACAAGTGCCTCTGTATATATATAATTGGGTTAataaaaaatagtttttttttatttttataaatataagatgtaaaaattttgaatttgagtATTTTCAAAACTCATTttgatatatattatttttataataaattaaatataaaaagtgGTGTTGAGTTCAATTTTCAATTTATATGAAATAAGAGATAAATTATTGTAATacaaaatcaattaatttatgttaaagtTCACATTTTTCTACTTATAAAGCGCTTTTCATGCTTATAGCAAACTAAGAGAGAAATattctaaataattatattttattgtaaagCACatcaattattattaaattattttttaataaatattattaaattattttaaaaaaaaatattgttaaaTTCATTATATTTTcagtaaattttttaaaaaaaagcatCAAGTACTGGGATTGGCCAAAAATTTATTATGTGGCCATCCTTATTAAGAGGAGAATAGCCCAGACGACTGGTATAATTGTCCCTTGTGGATGGATGGGGCCACAAGAGCCAACATGTTAGCTCCAGACTTGGGTCCACAATGTGGGAATGACGAGTGAGAAAATTGCCTTACTCTTACAATGATAGAAGCGATAAGGATTTGGTCTCTAGTGGAAAAGTGTTTAGGCCCCATAggccaataaataaataaatagcattattttaaaaatttatttaataaatttaaattttttataattaaaatatattaacataAATTCTTTAAGCATTTTTGCGGGATGAGAGGAACATATGAGAAATAGaagatattttaaaaatatagtgtAATTATAGtaaatttatgattaatttttaattaatttgcagGGATGTTGATCTAGGATGACAAGTCCTTTCCTTTTCATGCTCTTGCATACGATAGTttgtatataaataaaataattaataaaatttatattttattattataaatttaataaaatctaACTAACCAATTGCACACTTTTAATTAATATCAAACCATATCAGAACTTTTATGCATATCATATTGTACAAGTCCAAATCAATGTGTATTAGTTCAAGAATTGGATGAAGGGAAAAAGGCTATGGTGGTTTCCTTAGCCCAATGGATCAGATGAAAGGCCTGATTGTTCTTCAAGCATTGTTTAAACATCTTTACTCTGATTAGGCTCTAGGCCCTATGGATTAATGAGTTTCAAATGccatatttattttttcttatgttttgtttggtTTGTATTCACCTTAATTCGCTAGGTTTACTTGTCATGCTTTGCACCATTTGTACTCATCTTTCCACCCTGATAATATTGCCTtcatactaattaactttacatcaTTGCCAATGATCGATAGCCGTTTTTGTTTTCAAATGGCTTATGAGAAGGCAGATAAAACTATATGGAATAAAAGAATCAAAAAATAAGAAATAGCAATATCTGCAGTGTTCTTTGAGTAGGGAATAGAGAGATTTAACCTTCGACTAAAAGGTGAGTATTATACTTTTAATcactaaatcaaattaaattagctACAACATCTGTAATGTGATTGAAATGTAATTATGTGCTTTGTTTGAAACTTATTAATTTTAAGCTATCAACGTGCAAATCCTAATAATTACTTGgatcaaatcataattttctaataatGGCTTATGCTTGTAAATTACAATTACATTAATTTCAAACCTTTTTCTTTGTAAAATGAAGAATcatcgttaaaaaaaaaaaaaattagcaagaGTTCTATATGAAATAAAACGTTGCACAATTTCAAATTAAGTATTTAGAAATGAGGCTGTTTGGAAGGATAAGAAACAATCAACTAATCTTCCTTACACATAACCGAAAGATACGAAGATATATTCTaactttaaaattcaaatttctattctttaatttcaatttcaaacCCCATAACTTTATCTTCAGTTGCTTTATTAGGCAAACGTAAACCCAGAACAAGAACACCACCTTCACCTTCACAAGCTAGCTCCTCTGCATTTCTTTTAACTATGAAATTTCTTTTTCTCGTTTCCATTTTGGCCACACTGGCCATGGTAGTCAACTGTTCCCGCATTACAGCAAAAGCACCATCGCCTTTGTCACTTCTTCCACCTGCACCATCCACAGAGGATGATTGTACCACTGTTATATATGATATGATAGACTGTGTGCCCTATTTGAGCGTAGGCAGTAATGATAAGCTGGATCCGTTGTGCTGTGAAGGGTTGAAAACTGTTCTTTCTATCAATCCCAAGTGCATATGTGAAGGTCTCAAGAGTAGTGCTCAAATGGGGATCGTGGTGAATATGACAAGGGCCGCTCTTTTGCCTTCGGATTGTGGGGTTCATGCTCCTCCCATTAGTGACTGTCACAGTGAGTGAATATGATATTTTTTTCTCTCCCCATGCAAGTGTTCTTATTTATTTCTCTCCATGCAAGTGTTCCTAACGATATTGATGGATTTCTTTTCAATTTTGTGTTGCAGTCTCTTTGCCTCCTTCAGCTGGAGAACCAGGTACATCAAAATGTGTAGATGTTGCTGGACTCTACGCCATTAGATAGCTATTTTTGTGTTTTTTTAAAGCTTCGTTTGGATGTATTATTATATTTGACATATATAAACTTGAATGCAGTTGGCCCTCCAGACTCATCATCACCAGAGCTTCCACCATCAGAAGAGAGTAATGGACTTGTCCCAGCTCCAGCCCCATCCAAAGGAGGAGCATATTCAATTTCTATCTCTTTCTTGGTCCTCATGAGCTTGCTTCTTGTTTCAATCTCTGTTATCTTAGGGTAGGGTTCTCTTGTTTGAATGCTAGTAACTTAATTTGCATTGCTGGTACTGTTAGGTAGATAGCTTGCTCGTGAGTCACATGTAGTACCGATCGAGCTGTGATTGCTTGTCTAGCTTGACATTTTCTTTTCATTAATTAAGGTTCTCTGAATTAATATTttgcttcaatttcttaattagtaATATATGCAtccaatttcaattaattaacaaGGAATAAACGAAATATCAAATAT
This is a stretch of genomic DNA from Hevea brasiliensis isolate MT/VB/25A 57/8 chromosome 12, ASM3005281v1, whole genome shotgun sequence. It encodes these proteins:
- the LOC110672749 gene encoding non-specific lipid transfer protein GPI-anchored 4 yields the protein MKFLFLVSILATLAMVVNCSRITAKAPSPLSLLPPAPSTEDDCTTVIYDMIDCVPYLSVGSNDKLDPLCCEGLKTVLSINPKCICEGLKSSAQMGIVVNMTRAALLPSDCGVHAPPISDCHISLPPSAGEPVGPPDSSSPELPPSEESNGLVPAPAPSKGGAYSISISFLVLMSLLLVSISVILG